Part of the Vicugna pacos chromosome 3, VicPac4, whole genome shotgun sequence genome is shown below.
ATGGCTATGCCAGCAGCTGGCAACCATCTCCTGGCTCAGTGGTTTGGCCAATTCCCTGATCCACGCTACCTTTACCTTGCAGTTGCCTTTTTGTGGCAAGCACAGGCTGGATCATTTTATTTGTGAAGTACCAGCTCTCCTCAAGTTGGCTTGTGTGGACACCACCACCAATGAGTTGGTTCTTTTTGTTGTTAGTGTCctgtttctcttacttccccCCACATTCATCCTTATCTCCTATGGCTTCATAACTCAAGCAGTGCTGAGGATCCAGTCAGTGGAGGCAAGACGCAAAGCCTTCagcacctgctcctcccaccttACAGTGGtgatcattttttatggcacCATAATTTACATGTACCTGCAACCAAGTAGCAGTTATGCCCAGGACCAAGGCAAGTTCATCTCCCTTTTCTACACCATGGTGACCCCCACCTTAAATCCTATGATCTACCCTTTAAggaacaaggatgtgaaagaatCTGTGAAGAAACTTCTCTCAGGAAAACTGTGCTCCCTTTGGACGTGATGTACAAGAAGTCACGTGGTTGCCCTGTTTCTATTTAGCCAAAccaattttctcaattttatacCGATTAAGTTAGTTTACTTGTTTTAACTGTGTAAAAGCTATCCCCCTCTTTTATGTGTAAACAAACAAAACGTATATATGTTCACTTAACTTCAGAGCTTGAGCCATGGGAAAGAGCTGTTCATGGGTATAAGTTGCAATTATCACCAAAGTTCGTATTTTGCTTCTAATACTTATTctcaaggattaaaaaaaattaaactgttaaatatttaccaattaTTCATTGTAAGTTAAGAAGCTTTATAGATTTCTCTAAGAGCTCTTTCAAACAAATTTTATGTTCATAAAGATAATGTATCTTTAGTTCTTTattaataatgtatattcttttcaatatacttttctGTCTTGAATATTGAGGACTTTTAGCCAGCTTGTCTAAATAATTTTCCAGTTTTAGTGAATTTACAACAGTGAGCGCGTCCCTTTTTGGGTTTGTAGGTCATGGCATGCATGGCAGATACAaaacttctaaaataaaaagtaattcagTACTTTTGTTCTAAACCGTtttatacattaaataaaaatagttgcACTTCAGAAGATAccattattttcttaataattatTGCTTAAATTTAATAAAGAAGTCTGTCACAGTCAATGATTATCCAATGAATCTTTGTAAATCAAGAAAACATTGCAGTTAATATAAGCTGGGCCAtggtggtttgattttttttacatcACAAACACATAGGCCTCACTCTATAGAGTGTGAATCTGTGTAGGCTGCATAAGTAATTCTGTAAGGGTATGTGCGtttacatgtgtgcatgtgtatgtgtaataCTAACTGGAAGGGAACAGTGAATATGGAAtaataaatagaagaaaagagattttATTAGATTGATAATTAATTCACTGTTCCTAGTATGTTGTCTCATAAAGGGTGCAATGTGTTATCAAAGCTTTTTTTTGTTGTGTCATCTCTAAAATAGCAGTAAACTTTCTGATAAATTAatacttttcttttcaaaataggcATACAATGATGTCTATAAATTATTCTCCATTGAAATTTGTTACTCTTATCATTACATGTGGAGAAGAAAACGTCCCTTATAGCAAAAATGGGAATTAGAAATGGGAGTTTCTATTCACATGAAACTTCTAAAaccacattttagaaaaataggtATAACCAATTGTCATCTAGATATGAAAAGACAATGCTGAACTTTGTACACTATCAGtaacttaaaatatagaaaaaaataattatgcaACAATGTTGGCAGATAGTTCAAAAGCATCAATGTGTAAATAATTAACTATTAGCTCTGTATCATGTAAATGAAAAACAACTTCAATTAACTTACATTTTCCTTACAATGgaaaattcagaatattttatttaatttattatggAAGTTAAAGCTGGTGTTATCTGTTGAATAtgggaaagactgaaaaaaaattccttgagaTAAGAAGTGAAGGATCAAAAGTTACACAAATTTTGTGTGTTGTAagaaagtgtaatatatgcataaAAGGATTTGAAATTAATGACTTTTTCACTCTGATTAATAACAGACATATGTAAAGACAAATTTCAAAACTATGATTATTAACCTGcttctaaaataatgaaaatgatgaaACTTATGGGTTTGTTTAAATCGGAGTCACAGAATACCTGTCTTTAGAGAACTGAGAGTGAAAAAATAAGCCGTGTAGGCAGTACTTGTTTATTACACCAAGTTTCTCTGCAGGAGAAGGGAACCAAAAAGGCATATGGCCATGATCTCACGTGTCCAAGCTCAGTGATAACTTATGacacatttaattaaattttggCTAGATAATATGACCTCAAAGTTGAAAAATCACAAGCTTTAAGGTTGAGAATTTACTTTATTCAAACAATCAATGTGTGATACAAACAATGTGTGCCTTGCttcctgtgatttaaaaaaatgggccaTGTTTTGACAATATTTTCACTAACTGggttaaaaattgtaa
Proteins encoded:
- the LOC102528173 gene encoding olfactory receptor 2G3-like is translated as MHAVILRSAVSNVSGLTPLTAGTVPSRGMEKANESSLMGFVLLGFSDHPRLEAVLFIFVFFFYLLTLVGNFTIIIISYLDPPLHTPMYFFLSNLSLLDLCFTTSLAPQTLVNLQGPEKTITYGDYVLQLYISLALGSTKCILLAVMALDRYVAVCKPLLYVVIMNPWLCQQLATISWLSGLANSLIHATFTLQLPFCGKHRLDHFICEVPALLKLACVDTTTNELVLFVVSVLFLLLPPTFILISYGFITQAVLRIQSVEARRKAFSTCSSHLTVVIIFYGTIIYMYLQPSSSYAQDQGKFISLFYTMVTPTLNPMIYPLRNKDVKESVKKLLSGKLCSLWT